Proteins from a genomic interval of Candidatus Babela massiliensis:
- the rpoB gene encoding DNA-directed RNA polymerase subunit beta, with amino-acid sequence MSNLRKGNEPVRRSFGKIKDIVSVPNLIEIQSRSFNDFIQLDYLPSERKLMGLEKVFKDIFPIDYDNKMSLEYVSYELGNWACTCGKLTGIINRYTWNCLNCDKSDCSRLNEHLECNFCHKNTARYRTCPNCLSRVTVQLPMTLEECRSSGQTFAMPLKVKMQLVAWDVDQDNNKLLRDIKEQDIFFADVPVMADLYEQDGQFKLGNLGTFLINGIDRVIVSQLHRSPGVVFSQSKKVKELRSKPYYLARLIPMRGSWIDFEYDNNDFLNVRIDKKKKMLATTLLQALGVAREEIISLFYQFDTIYFENGEFYQIINDSLLGLRIEKGMLPYLKDEDNFVGKRLTKDTIALLLRQDVNRIVLRKSNLLNRVFASDVINPQTGEFIVEQGAIFAEEHYDLLKNFDKLQFNLIKSSGYVLQPTIALTLAQDKCYTEEDALREVHTKIWPGDSSSLKEIKDRLRALFFDNRLYDLTKVGRIRLNRKLNISVNEEILALTLDDIIATIRYLVNLRERGEGELDDIDHLGNRRVRLVGELLNNQIYTGLLKVEKIVRERFRIQEVHAALMPQDFLNVKPLNAVLREFFGTGQLSQFMDQTNPLAEIAHKRRLSALGPGGVMKDRATFEVRDVHNSHYGRICPIETPEGQTVGLISSLSTYAFVNDLGFIETAYRPVKDGKMLDDVVFLDAFEESDKYIAESNSVDVETKILKGDYVFARHEGNFLYVDKNKINYVDLSPKQLVSVSTALIPFLEHDDATRALMGANMQRQAVPLIKVQAPIVATGMEPEIARSSGSVILAKRPGVVEYVSADKIVIRANQDSFKNIDDWISQGVDTYYLKKFQRSSYSTWIHQTPIVTQGDIVKENDILTNGSSISDGELALGANLLVAFMPWHGYNFEDAIILNKRLVADDTLTSVHIDEYIVDARDTKLGPEEITRDIPNVSEAALEGLDEDGIVRVGTRVKPGDILVGKVTLKGDIQYSPEEKLLRAIFGEKAREVRDTSLRVPPGVEGSVIDVKVFSRSGMRKDRRYKEVVAQETAKLESDNNMHVATLEKMVIQKTISLLSDEIAFAKAPKNLLSDNKYIESKLSELPLKELWTLKADDKAINDEIAYIKSSFENQIRILMGLKEERINRLRKGDVLPSGVIKMVKVYIAMKRPVAVGDKMAGRHGNKGVVSIIVPREDMPHMEDGTPVDIVLNPVGVPSRMNVGQILETILSFSGRKIGEEVSKLLNTNAWNQTLKLLKNSYGEELIKDYEDKYGKEGLEDLAQKTSKSGVLFETPIFDSANFNHDIKPILKGLNLPETGTFRLKDGRTGDYFDQPVTVGSIYMMKLNHMVDDKLHARSVGPYSLVTQQPLGGKAQLGGQRFGEMEVWALEAHGASYALQEMLTYKSDDIIGRHKVYEALVRNDEVPEPGLPESFNVLIKELQSLGLRIDLFKSGKEEVSE; translated from the coding sequence ATGTCTAACCTACGTAAAGGTAATGAACCTGTACGTCGATCTTTTGGAAAAATTAAAGATATAGTTTCAGTTCCTAATTTGATTGAGATTCAATCTCGTTCTTTTAATGATTTTATTCAATTAGATTATTTGCCATCAGAACGTAAATTAATGGGGTTGGAAAAAGTTTTTAAGGATATATTTCCAATCGATTATGACAATAAAATGTCGCTTGAGTATGTAAGTTATGAATTGGGTAATTGGGCTTGTACTTGTGGTAAATTGACTGGTATTATAAATAGATATACTTGGAATTGTTTAAATTGTGATAAATCTGATTGCTCACGTTTAAATGAACATCTAGAGTGTAATTTTTGCCACAAAAATACTGCTCGTTATAGAACTTGTCCTAACTGCTTATCTCGAGTGACTGTTCAACTTCCAATGACCTTAGAAGAATGTCGTTCAAGTGGTCAAACATTTGCGATGCCTTTAAAGGTTAAGATGCAATTAGTAGCATGGGATGTTGATCAAGATAATAATAAATTACTTAGAGATATTAAAGAGCAAGATATATTCTTTGCTGATGTGCCTGTTATGGCTGATCTTTATGAACAGGATGGGCAATTTAAATTAGGTAATTTAGGTACTTTTTTAATAAATGGTATTGACAGAGTAATAGTTAGTCAATTACATCGGTCACCAGGTGTTGTATTTTCTCAAAGTAAAAAAGTTAAAGAATTAAGGTCAAAACCATATTATTTAGCTCGTTTGATACCAATGAGAGGTTCCTGGATTGACTTTGAATATGATAATAACGATTTTTTAAACGTTAGAATCGATAAGAAGAAGAAAATGTTGGCAACAACATTGCTTCAAGCTTTAGGGGTGGCAAGAGAAGAAATTATTTCTTTATTTTATCAATTTGATACTATTTATTTTGAAAATGGTGAGTTCTATCAAATTATTAATGATAGCCTTTTAGGATTACGTATTGAAAAAGGAATGTTGCCTTATCTTAAAGATGAGGATAATTTTGTTGGTAAAAGGCTTACTAAAGATACAATAGCTTTGCTTTTAAGACAAGATGTAAACAGAATCGTCTTACGTAAATCTAATCTACTTAATAGAGTTTTTGCTTCTGATGTAATAAATCCTCAAACAGGAGAATTTATTGTAGAGCAAGGCGCTATCTTTGCAGAAGAGCATTATGATTTATTAAAAAATTTTGATAAATTACAATTTAATTTAATTAAATCTTCTGGTTATGTTTTACAACCTACTATAGCACTTACTCTTGCTCAAGACAAATGTTATACAGAAGAAGATGCTTTAAGAGAAGTTCATACTAAGATTTGGCCTGGAGATAGCTCTTCTTTAAAGGAAATTAAAGATCGTTTAAGAGCTTTATTTTTCGATAATCGTCTTTATGATTTAACTAAAGTAGGAAGAATAAGATTAAACAGAAAGTTAAATATTTCTGTTAATGAAGAAATTTTAGCATTAACTTTAGATGATATTATTGCCACTATTAGATACTTGGTAAATTTAAGAGAACGCGGCGAAGGTGAGCTAGATGATATAGATCATTTAGGAAATAGGCGTGTTAGATTAGTAGGTGAATTGCTTAATAATCAAATATATACCGGCTTACTAAAAGTAGAAAAGATCGTTAGAGAAAGATTTAGAATTCAAGAAGTTCATGCTGCTTTAATGCCTCAAGACTTTTTAAATGTTAAACCTTTAAATGCTGTACTTAGAGAATTTTTCGGAACTGGTCAACTATCTCAATTTATGGATCAAACTAATCCATTGGCAGAAATAGCTCATAAGCGAAGGTTGTCAGCTTTAGGGCCCGGCGGTGTAATGAAAGATAGAGCTACTTTTGAAGTTCGAGATGTTCATAACTCGCATTATGGTCGTATTTGTCCTATAGAAACTCCTGAAGGCCAAACTGTTGGTTTAATTTCTTCTTTATCTACTTATGCTTTTGTAAATGATCTAGGATTTATAGAAACTGCATATAGACCAGTAAAAGATGGTAAGATGCTTGATGATGTAGTATTTTTAGATGCATTTGAGGAAAGTGATAAATATATAGCAGAATCTAATTCTGTTGATGTAGAGACTAAAATTTTAAAAGGAGATTATGTTTTTGCTCGTCATGAGGGTAATTTTTTATACGTAGATAAGAATAAAATTAATTACGTAGATTTATCTCCTAAACAGTTAGTATCGGTCTCAACAGCTTTAATACCGTTTTTAGAACATGATGATGCTACACGTGCTTTAATGGGAGCAAACATGCAACGTCAAGCTGTTCCTTTAATTAAAGTACAAGCTCCTATAGTAGCTACAGGCATGGAGCCTGAAATTGCTAGATCTTCGGGTTCTGTAATTCTTGCAAAGCGTCCTGGAGTGGTTGAATATGTCTCAGCAGATAAGATAGTAATTAGAGCTAATCAAGATTCATTTAAAAATATTGATGATTGGATATCTCAGGGTGTTGATACTTATTATTTAAAGAAATTCCAAAGATCTAGTTATAGTACGTGGATACATCAAACTCCTATAGTAACTCAAGGAGATATCGTTAAAGAAAATGATATTTTAACTAATGGTAGTTCTATTTCTGATGGTGAATTAGCATTAGGTGCTAATTTATTAGTAGCTTTTATGCCTTGGCATGGTTATAACTTTGAAGATGCTATTATTTTAAATAAAAGATTAGTGGCTGATGATACTTTGACGTCCGTTCATATAGATGAGTATATAGTGGATGCACGTGATACTAAATTAGGACCTGAAGAAATTACAAGAGATATTCCTAATGTTAGCGAAGCAGCTTTAGAGGGTCTTGATGAAGATGGTATTGTAAGAGTTGGAACTCGTGTAAAACCGGGAGATATTTTAGTAGGAAAAGTTACGCTTAAAGGGGATATTCAATATTCTCCTGAGGAAAAACTATTAAGAGCGATATTTGGTGAAAAAGCAAGAGAAGTTAGAGATACTTCCTTAAGAGTCCCACCGGGAGTAGAAGGAAGTGTAATAGATGTTAAAGTCTTCTCAAGAAGTGGTATGCGTAAAGATAGACGTTATAAAGAAGTAGTTGCTCAAGAAACTGCTAAATTAGAGTCTGATAATAATATGCATGTGGCCACTTTAGAAAAGATGGTAATACAAAAGACTATATCTCTACTTTCAGATGAAATTGCTTTTGCCAAAGCACCTAAAAACTTATTATCTGATAATAAGTATATTGAAAGCAAATTAAGTGAATTACCGCTTAAAGAGCTCTGGACATTAAAAGCCGATGATAAAGCTATAAACGATGAAATAGCCTATATTAAATCTTCTTTTGAAAATCAAATTAGAATTTTAATGGGATTGAAGGAAGAAAGAATTAACAGATTAAGAAAAGGTGATGTTCTTCCATCAGGTGTTATAAAGATGGTTAAAGTTTATATAGCCATGAAAAGACCAGTAGCAGTTGGTGATAAAATGGCAGGACGTCATGGTAATAAAGGTGTTGTATCTATAATTGTTCCTCGTGAAGATATGCCTCATATGGAAGATGGAACTCCAGTAGATATAGTATTGAATCCAGTAGGTGTACCATCTCGTATGAACGTTGGTCAGATACTTGAAACTATATTAAGTTTTTCTGGTAGAAAAATTGGTGAAGAAGTTAGTAAATTATTAAATACTAATGCTTGGAATCAAACTTTAAAGCTATTAAAAAATTCTTATGGTGAAGAATTAATTAAAGATTATGAAGATAAGTACGGGAAAGAAGGTCTTGAAGATTTAGCTCAAAAAACATCAAAGTCAGGAGTTTTATTTGAAACACCTATTTTTGATAGTGCTAATTTTAATCATGATATTAAGCCTATCTTAAAAGGTTTAAATTTACCTGAAACAGGTACATTTAGACTGAAAGATGGTAGAACTGGTGATTATTTTGATCAGCCTGTAACTGTAGGTTCTATATATATGATGAAACTAAATCATATGGTTGATGATAAGTTACATGCTCGTTCTGTAGGACCATATTCTCTTGTTACTCAACAACCTCTTGGTGGTAAAGCACAATTAGGTGGTCAAAGATTTGGAGAAATGGAAGTATGGGCTCTTGAGGCTCATGGGGCATCTTATGCTTTACAGGAAATGCTTACTTATAAATCAGATGATATTATAGGTCGTCATAAAGTATATGAAGCTTTAGTCAGAAATGATGAAGTTCCAGAACCGGGTCTTCCAGAATCGTTTAATGTTTTAATTAAAGAGCTTCAAAGTCTTGGTCTTCGTATAGATTTATTTAAGAGTGGCAAGGAGGAAGTCAGTGAGTAA
- the rplK gene encoding 50S ribosomal protein L11, giving the protein MAKEVKARLRLQIPGGAATPAPPVGAALGQQGINIMEFCKQFNARTADKKGQTVPVLINVYKDKTFDFTVKTPPTSELIKKKINLTTGSSKPNVNKVGRISRKDIQEIAKIKMPDLNAADLEQAEKIIAGSARSMGIEVVE; this is encoded by the coding sequence ATGGCAAAAGAAGTAAAAGCGAGACTTCGCTTACAGATACCGGGAGGAGCCGCAACACCGGCGCCGCCAGTGGGGGCCGCTTTAGGCCAACAAGGGATTAACATTATGGAGTTTTGTAAACAGTTTAATGCAAGAACTGCTGATAAAAAAGGACAAACGGTTCCTGTCTTAATTAATGTTTACAAAGATAAAACTTTTGATTTTACTGTTAAGACCCCACCGACTTCCGAGTTAATAAAGAAGAAGATTAATTTGACAACAGGTTCTTCAAAGCCTAATGTCAATAAGGTTGGTAGAATTTCAAGAAAAGATATTCAAGAAATTGCAAAAATAAAAATGCCTGACCTGAATGCTGCTGATTTAGAACAAGCTGAAAAAATAATTGCAGGTAGTGCTCGTAGTATGGGCATAGAAGTAGTAGAATAA
- the rplJ gene encoding 50S ribosomal protein L10: MNRQEKQLIIDHIKNEFEDSNSSFIVGMQGLTVDSVQQLRKSLRAEGAKLKVAKNTLLKRATQDLNLAIDIAPYFKQQIAVVFAKDNASEIAKIISKASKENKNLTLVAGTIDNKVINKPQIEFLASLPSKDVLRAQVIGTIQAPITGLATVLNQTILKLLFALKQIAEKQEE, translated from the coding sequence ATGAATCGTCAAGAGAAGCAATTAATAATTGATCATATAAAAAATGAATTTGAAGATAGTAATTCTTCTTTTATTGTTGGTATGCAAGGTTTAACTGTTGATTCTGTTCAGCAACTTAGAAAAAGTTTAAGAGCAGAAGGCGCAAAGCTGAAAGTTGCAAAAAATACTTTACTTAAAAGAGCTACTCAAGATTTAAATTTAGCAATAGATATAGCGCCTTACTTTAAGCAGCAAATTGCTGTTGTATTTGCAAAGGATAATGCGTCTGAAATAGCTAAAATTATTTCTAAGGCTTCAAAGGAAAATAAAAATTTGACTTTAGTTGCAGGAACTATCGATAATAAGGTAATAAATAAGCCTCAAATAGAATTCTTGGCTTCATTACCTTCTAAAGATGTTTTACGTGCTCAAGTTATTGGTACAATTCAAGCTCCTATAACTGGTCTGGCAACTGTTTTAAATCAAACTATATTAAAATTATTGTTTGCTCTTAAACAAATAGCTGAAAAGCAAGAAGAATAA
- the nusG gene encoding transcription termination/antitermination protein NusG, with protein sequence MKKWYVIQVFAGYEGIIKADIEKSIEEKGLQEYFGDILIPSAKVKQFFDTSDPLKDQQLFPGYMLVEMEAVPEANRLVSSTPRVLKLLNAPLSKKEVERIAAQMRGDVLVSGESHRFELGKEVEIKEGPFAGFMGIIEHIDEESEKLTIMVSIFGRMTPVELNFEQVKQ encoded by the coding sequence ATGAAAAAATGGTATGTTATCCAGGTATTTGCTGGATACGAAGGTATTATAAAAGCAGATATAGAAAAAAGTATAGAGGAAAAAGGATTGCAAGAATATTTTGGCGATATCTTAATTCCCTCTGCTAAAGTAAAACAGTTTTTTGATACCTCTGATCCTCTAAAAGATCAACAACTTTTCCCAGGATACATGCTTGTTGAAATGGAAGCTGTACCTGAGGCTAATCGTCTTGTTAGTAGCACTCCACGTGTTTTAAAGCTTCTTAATGCTCCTCTTTCTAAAAAAGAGGTTGAACGCATAGCTGCTCAAATGCGAGGAGATGTTCTTGTTTCAGGAGAAAGTCATAGATTTGAATTGGGCAAAGAAGTTGAAATAAAAGAAGGTCCTTTTGCTGGATTTATGGGTATCATAGAACATATAGATGAAGAAAGTGAAAAACTTACTATTATGGTAAGTATTTTCGGTAGAATGACACCGGTAGAGTTAAACTTTGAACAGGTTAAACAATAA
- the rplL gene encoding 50S ribosomal protein L7/L12 — protein MALKTEQLVSEIGKLTVLELAELVKALEEQFGVSAAMPMAVAAPAASAEAAPAKAEEKSEYKVELVEGGPDKIKTIKALRSVKNIGLTEAKKAVEEVPTVLEESVSKENAMKMKEALEAAGAKVKLS, from the coding sequence ATGGCATTAAAAACTGAACAATTAGTTAGTGAAATCGGTAAATTAACTGTTCTTGAGCTTGCTGAATTAGTAAAGGCTCTTGAAGAACAATTTGGAGTTTCAGCTGCAATGCCTATGGCAGTAGCAGCACCTGCAGCATCTGCTGAAGCTGCACCTGCAAAAGCTGAAGAAAAATCTGAATATAAAGTAGAATTAGTTGAAGGTGGTCCTGATAAGATCAAAACAATTAAAGCTCTTAGATCTGTAAAAAATATCGGTTTAACTGAAGCTAAAAAAGCTGTTGAAGAAGTTCCAACTGTTCTTGAAGAATCTGTTTCTAAAGAAAATGCTATGAAGATGAAAGAAGCATTAGAAGCAGCTGGCGCAAAAGTAAAATTATCATAA
- the rplA gene encoding 50S ribosomal protein L1 translates to MSNHGKKYLQARKGVETVQYSFSEGIKKVKELSFAKFDESVDVDINVGIDPTKGDQALRGAVTLPHGIGRTVKIAVFAKGEYADQATKAGADYVGAEDLIEKIEGGWLDFNFAVATPDLMGLVGKVAKILGPRGLVPSKKNGTVTFDVAKVVSDLKKGRLFFKNDKSAIVHFTIGKVSFDNQNLLENLKTFFKALVAAKPASAKGKFIKKITLSSTMGVGIRLNPDELS, encoded by the coding sequence ATGTCAAATCATGGAAAAAAATACCTACAAGCAAGAAAAGGCGTTGAAACTGTTCAATATTCCTTTTCAGAAGGTATAAAAAAAGTTAAAGAATTATCATTTGCTAAATTTGATGAGTCCGTAGACGTTGATATTAATGTTGGTATTGATCCAACTAAAGGTGATCAAGCTTTAAGAGGAGCGGTTACTTTGCCTCATGGTATTGGAAGAACAGTTAAGATTGCTGTTTTTGCAAAAGGTGAATATGCAGATCAAGCTACTAAAGCTGGTGCTGATTATGTTGGCGCTGAAGATTTAATAGAAAAAATCGAAGGCGGTTGGCTGGATTTTAATTTTGCTGTAGCTACACCAGATCTTATGGGTCTTGTTGGTAAAGTTGCTAAAATATTAGGGCCTCGTGGATTAGTGCCTAGTAAAAAAAACGGTACTGTTACTTTTGATGTAGCAAAAGTTGTTTCTGATCTAAAGAAAGGCCGTTTGTTCTTTAAAAATGATAAAAGTGCTATTGTTCACTTTACAATAGGTAAAGTATCTTTTGATAATCAAAATTTACTTGAAAATCTTAAGACATTTTTTAAAGCACTTGTTGCAGCTAAACCGGCTTCAGCTAAAGGCAAATTTATAAAAAAGATAACATTATCATCTACAATGGGTGTGGGTATTCGTCTCAATCCAGATGAATTATCTTGA
- the rpoC gene encoding DNA-directed RNA polymerase subunit beta', which yields MNTTQFNSIKIGLASPEKIRSLSYGEVKKIETINYRTLKPERDGLFCARIFGPVKDWECNCGKYKRMKHRGITCEKCGVEVIQSRVRRERMGHIELVAPVSHIWYLKGIPSYLSLIMDMSIKDLERVIYFDAYLVIKQGRSPYPVKTLLSSVDYENYLDIRPDDHDFVAETGAKAIKDALSDMDLHDVVKALQIEYEKTTSVAVRHKMMRRIKVFSNLIQGNLRPEWMILSVLPVLPPDLRPLVPLEGGRFASSDLNELYRRVINRNIRLQRLIEIEAPSVIIKNEKRMLQESVDALIDNGRRGQPVRGPNRRQLKSLSEMLRGKQGRFRQNLLGKRVDYSGRSVIVVDPELKIDQCGLPKIMALELFKSHVYAGLLEREYAPNLRVAKRMVEESDPEVWDVLEEIVKGYPVLLNRAPTLHRLGIQAFYPILVDGKAIKVHPLVCSAFNADFDGDQMAVHIPLSKNAKEECKNLILSSKSVLSAANGRPVSVPSQDMVLGLYYITKVRFNSKGENIVFSNILEIISAYQLGQVDLHARIKLRLNSKDIVETTVGRVLLYDALPEGSELNWVNKVMTKGDLGKLLERVYYRFGPEETVKCLDKIKKLGFYNSTMAGVSFAIHNLIVPDNKDTIVSKAEKEVQKVEQLYKDGVITNGERYNKVISIWNQANIDVASQMTKEMVAQDKEAYLNEDKQFKPFNSIYMMLESGAKGTKDQVKQLSGMRGLMAKPSGEIMETPVKNNFKHGLSVFEYFISTHGARKGQADTALKTANSGYLTRRLVDVAQDVVVSMQDCKTLGYVELEDLKEAGDVLYSLSQRSYGRVVAQDIKDPITGEIILKQGETVGRDDIAKINDSAVSKILVRSPLVCQAKRGICALCYGYDLSKAEIADVGATVGIIAAQSIGEPGTQLTMRTFHVGGTANVSEQSYYVAKYDGTVKLRNLRAIENKDGQTIVLSRKAKLVILADDGRELQRNELEYGSILLVQDGQKVKVGTRLAEWDVNSKVILTERTGRIKFIDLIENVTIQERFDEATNKSSKFILEHKGDRYQPAIAIESDQGEELALYYLPVNAYLMVNNRQKVNVGDILVKTPREASRTKDITGGLPKIAELFEARMPKEPAILADIDGEIAFGGLQSGRRKISIINADESHDYFIPRSKQLNVANGDKVNAGDKLTTGTPVLHDILKILGSEYLQKYLLDQIQEIYRLQGIDINDRHIELIVRQMLRKVRVVDPGDTDFLIGDRVDKIHFKTVNEALITEGKKPAIGKPILMGITLSSLGTESFISSASFQETTRILAEAAISGQVDHLYGLKENVIIGKLIPAGTGIKSFRKKYLEKDNQLQY from the coding sequence ATTAATACTACACAATTTAATTCTATTAAAATAGGTCTTGCTTCTCCTGAAAAGATACGTTCACTTTCATATGGTGAAGTTAAGAAAATAGAAACTATAAATTATCGTACATTAAAGCCTGAAAGAGACGGGCTTTTCTGTGCAAGAATATTTGGACCTGTAAAAGACTGGGAATGTAATTGCGGTAAATATAAACGCATGAAGCATAGAGGTATTACTTGTGAAAAATGTGGTGTTGAAGTAATTCAATCACGAGTCAGAAGAGAACGTATGGGACATATTGAATTAGTTGCTCCTGTTTCTCATATATGGTATTTAAAAGGTATTCCTAGTTATTTAAGTTTAATTATGGATATGTCTATTAAGGACCTTGAGCGTGTTATTTACTTTGATGCTTATTTAGTCATTAAGCAAGGACGATCTCCTTATCCAGTTAAGACTTTACTAAGTTCAGTAGACTATGAAAATTATTTAGATATACGTCCTGATGATCATGATTTTGTAGCAGAGACTGGAGCTAAAGCTATTAAAGACGCTTTAAGCGATATGGATCTTCATGATGTAGTTAAAGCTCTTCAAATAGAATATGAAAAAACAACTTCTGTAGCAGTAAGACATAAAATGATGCGAAGAATTAAAGTTTTTTCTAATCTAATTCAAGGGAATTTAAGACCAGAATGGATGATCTTAAGTGTGCTGCCAGTTCTACCTCCTGATTTAAGACCATTAGTACCTTTAGAAGGCGGTAGATTTGCAAGTTCTGATTTAAATGAACTATATAGACGTGTAATCAATAGAAATATTAGATTACAAAGATTAATTGAAATTGAAGCGCCTTCAGTAATTATTAAAAACGAAAAGCGTATGCTTCAAGAGTCAGTTGATGCTCTTATAGATAATGGACGTCGTGGTCAACCTGTAAGGGGACCTAATCGCCGACAATTAAAATCTCTTAGCGAGATGTTAAGAGGTAAACAAGGTAGATTTAGACAAAATTTACTTGGTAAGCGTGTTGATTATTCTGGTAGATCCGTAATTGTAGTTGATCCAGAATTAAAAATAGATCAATGTGGATTGCCTAAGATTATGGCTTTGGAACTATTTAAATCTCATGTGTATGCTGGATTACTTGAGCGTGAATATGCTCCTAATTTAAGAGTAGCCAAACGTATGGTGGAAGAATCAGATCCAGAGGTGTGGGACGTTCTTGAAGAAATAGTAAAAGGATATCCAGTTCTTCTTAACCGTGCACCAACACTGCATAGATTAGGTATACAAGCTTTTTATCCTATCTTGGTTGATGGTAAGGCTATAAAAGTTCATCCGTTAGTGTGTAGTGCATTTAATGCTGACTTTGATGGAGACCAGATGGCAGTACATATACCGTTGAGTAAAAATGCAAAAGAAGAATGTAAAAACTTAATCTTATCTTCAAAAAGTGTTCTTTCTGCTGCAAACGGTAGACCTGTTTCTGTTCCATCTCAAGATATGGTTTTAGGGTTATATTATATTACTAAAGTTAGATTTAATAGCAAGGGCGAAAATATAGTATTTTCAAATATCTTAGAGATTATTTCTGCTTATCAATTAGGTCAAGTGGATCTTCATGCTCGTATTAAATTAAGATTAAATTCTAAAGATATAGTTGAAACTACCGTTGGAAGAGTATTGCTATATGATGCTTTACCTGAAGGATCTGAGTTAAATTGGGTTAATAAGGTTATGACAAAAGGTGATTTAGGTAAATTACTTGAAAGAGTATATTATCGCTTTGGTCCAGAAGAAACTGTTAAATGCTTAGATAAAATCAAAAAACTTGGTTTTTATAATTCCACTATGGCGGGTGTATCTTTTGCTATTCATAATTTAATAGTTCCTGATAACAAAGATACTATTGTTTCAAAGGCTGAAAAAGAAGTTCAAAAAGTTGAACAACTTTATAAAGATGGTGTTATTACAAATGGTGAACGCTATAATAAAGTTATAAGTATCTGGAACCAGGCAAATATAGATGTAGCTAGCCAAATGACCAAAGAGATGGTAGCCCAAGATAAAGAAGCTTATTTAAACGAAGATAAACAGTTCAAGCCATTTAACTCTATATATATGATGTTAGAGTCAGGTGCTAAAGGTACTAAAGATCAAGTTAAGCAGCTTTCAGGTATGAGAGGTTTGATGGCTAAGCCGTCAGGCGAGATTATGGAAACTCCTGTAAAAAATAACTTTAAGCATGGATTAAGTGTTTTTGAGTACTTTATTTCAACTCATGGTGCTCGTAAAGGTCAAGCAGATACTGCTCTAAAAACAGCAAACTCAGGTTACTTGACTAGAAGATTAGTTGACGTTGCTCAAGATGTGGTTGTTAGCATGCAGGATTGTAAAACTTTAGGGTACGTTGAATTAGAAGACCTTAAAGAAGCGGGAGATGTTCTTTATTCCTTGTCTCAACGTTCATACGGAAGAGTTGTTGCTCAAGATATTAAGGATCCAATAACTGGAGAGATTATCTTAAAGCAAGGTGAAACTGTCGGTAGAGATGATATAGCAAAAATAAATGACTCTGCCGTATCTAAGATATTAGTTCGCTCGCCTTTAGTCTGTCAGGCAAAAAGAGGTATTTGTGCGCTATGTTATGGTTATGATTTATCTAAAGCTGAAATTGCTGATGTAGGAGCTACAGTTGGTATAATAGCTGCTCAATCGATTGGGGAGCCAGGTACACAGCTTACTATGAGAACTTTCCACGTTGGAGGTACAGCAAACGTTTCTGAACAATCTTATTATGTTGCTAAATATGATGGAACGGTTAAGTTACGCAATTTAAGAGCAATTGAGAATAAAGATGGCCAAACTATTGTTTTAAGCAGAAAAGCTAAACTTGTAATACTTGCAGATGATGGTAGAGAACTTCAACGCAATGAGCTTGAATATGGATCTATATTATTGGTTCAAGATGGTCAAAAAGTCAAAGTAGGAACTAGACTTGCTGAGTGGGATGTTAATAGTAAGGTTATATTAACAGAGCGTACAGGTAGAATTAAATTTATCGATTTAATTGAAAATGTTACTATTCAAGAGCGATTTGACGAAGCGACCAATAAATCAAGTAAATTTATTCTTGAACATAAAGGCGATAGGTATCAGCCAGCTATAGCGATTGAAAGTGATCAAGGAGAAGAATTAGCTCTTTACTATTTACCGGTTAATGCTTATTTAATGGTAAATAATAGACAAAAAGTTAATGTTGGTGATATACTAGTAAAAACTCCTCGTGAAGCTTCAAGAACAAAAGATATTACAGGTGGGTTACCTAAAATTGCTGAGTTATTTGAAGCAAGAATGCCTAAAGAGCCTGCAATTTTAGCTGATATTGATGGTGAAATTGCTTTTGGAGGCTTGCAAAGCGGACGACGTAAGATTAGCATTATTAATGCCGATGAGTCTCATGATTACTTTATCCCAAGGTCTAAACAGTTGAATGTAGCAAATGGTGATAAAGTTAATGCAGGTGATAAATTGACAACTGGAACACCAGTACTACATGATATATTAAAAATATTGGGGTCTGAATATCTACAGAAATATCTTTTAGATCAAATTCAAGAGATTTATAGGTTGCAAGGTATTGATATTAATGATAGGCATATAGAACTTATTGTTAGGCAAATGCTTCGTAAAGTTCGTGTGGTTGATCCAGGAGATACTGATTTCCTTATCGGTGATCGTGTAGATAAAATACACTTTAAAACTGTTAATGAAGCACTGATAACAGAAGGCAAGAAACCAGCTATTGGAAAACCTATTTTAATGGGTATAACATTATCTTCTTTAGGAACTGAAAGCTTTATATCGTCTGCTTCTTTCCAAGAAACTACTAGAATATTAGCAGAAGCTGCAATATCAGGACAAGTTGATCATCTTTATGGACTTAAGGAAAATGTTATTATAGGAAAATTAATACCTGCAGGAACTGGAATAAAATCTTTTAGAAAAAAATATTTGGAAAAAGATAATCAGTTGCAATATTAA